In one window of Spodoptera frugiperda isolate SF20-4 chromosome 11, AGI-APGP_CSIRO_Sfru_2.0, whole genome shotgun sequence DNA:
- the LOC118274921 gene encoding uncharacterized protein LOC118274921 isoform X8: MYQIIAGNALITKMNYEAERAMNQKRLRMEGEPGHGVVQGNGLPLNYIDNGHQIPYQPYAGAYNTHYPPPEAFSPYGPPPPGGYAPQNLSYAPPAHQNYPHHQSFPPQQPPQAQLHMPQSHMGYGDVGVHKPAWPPQPHLLPPLDTQKPLDVKQLKSEIKLEPTDAQKRPHPENEMLGGDLDQPKIKIKTDIFKPDDLAHRQDKPIDVGQKSLSLDGSQKPTDLQNKDDGHPIIGVENKSMDKPTESCKAEGAAEGGAGDSQRAAEPTTLSDKSEEDRKPFSSPELPKSGAIPGKVPTPGSEPKKRGRPKGSTNKPKPPGAAPRAPAPAAPRAPPPRPLPQPPRPRATGYQYAIRPFRKDFSGIQFRRRWSDDCLDSSHIPNEVYFGDVPVSMEVLFNYYDANAEREKLATQAAQIAAQKAAAAKLAAAKLQARGLMPASTEVTTVDSSSSDDSSGSSGSDSEESDEDTPLKRGPGRPKGSKNSPRAPGTPSAGGTGSTPSTPGTGRRGRPPVPPELRQPGITDMKKFCKAAGIRFDYKKLVEGCTKNKERVQKMLDLLTAAGLEGKPTLEKCQALKKAKIEKKEQEKQAKKEAKVKHKEVVSEKEGGVSRRMTRGATGVKPRQRIVISSDEEDDTPAARRTLSKLRSSLNDDSDSD, from the exons ttaccAAGATGAATTATGAAGCCGAAAGAGCCATGAATCAGAAGCGATTGCGAATGGAGGGCGAACCGGGCCATGGAGTGGTCCAGGGAAATGGTTTGCCGCTAAATTATATAG ATAATGGTCACCAAATACCGTATCAACCGTATGCTGGTGCATACAACACTCATTATCCACCGCCGGAGGCGTTTTCGCCCTAcgggccgccgccgccgggGGGCTATGCCCCGCAGAACTTGTCGTACGCGCCTCCTGCGCACCAGAACTACCCGCATCACCAGAGTTTCCCGCCACAACAGCCGCCGCAAGCACAGCTACACATGCCACAGTCCCATATGG GCTATGGAGACGTGGGTGTGCACAAGCCTGCCTGGCCGCCCCAACCACACCTGTTACCCCCACTGGACACTCAGAAGCCCCTGGATGTGAAGCAGCTGAAATCAGAGATTAAACTGGAACCAACTGATGCTCAGAAACGACCACACCCTGAGAATGAGATGCTG GGTGGTGACTTAGACCAGCCTAAAATTAAGATAAAGACGGATATATTCAAGCCGGATGATTTAGCACACAGACAGGATAAGCCTATTG ATGTCGGCCAAAAATCGTTGTCTCTGGATGGATCACAGAAGCCCACTGACTTGCAAAACAAAG ATGATGGTCATCCAATCATTGGTGTTGAGAACAAGTCTATGGATAAACCAACCG agtCTTGCAAAGCTGAGGGTGCGGCTGAAGGCGGCGCTGGTGATTCACAACGAGCGGCGGAGCCCACGACTCTTAGTGACAAGAG TGAAGAGGATCGGAAACCGTTCAGCAGTCCAGAGCTCCCGAAGTCAGGCGCTATACCCGGCAAGGTGCCGACTCCAGGCAGCGAG CCCAAGAAGAGGGGCCGGCCCAAGGGCTCCACCAACAAGCCCAAGCCGCCGggcgccgcgccccgcgcccccgcccccgctgcgccccgcgcgcccccgccgcgcccccTGCCGCAgccgccgcgcccccgcgccaCCGGGTACCAGTACGCCATCAGACCCTTCAGGAAGGACTTCTCTGGGATACAGTTTAGAAG GCGATGGAGCGACGACTGCCTGGACTCGTCGCACATCCCCAACGAGGTGTACTTCGGCGACGTGCCGGTGTCCATGGAGGTGTTGTTCAACTACTACGACGCCAACGCCGAGCGAGAGAAGCTCGCCACGCAGGCCGCGCAGATCGCCGCGCAGAAGGCCGCCGCCGCCAAACTGGCCGCCGCCAAGTTACAGGCTAGAGGGCTCATGCCAGCGTCTACTGAG GTAACGACAGtggactcttcatcatcagaCGACTCGTCAGGTTCCTCCGGCAGCGACTCGGAAGAGAGTGACGAA GACACGCCACTGAAGCGCGGACCGGGCAGGCCGAAGGGGTCCAAGAACAGTCCACGAGCCCCCGGGACCCCGTCTGCAGGGGGTACGGGGTCCACGCCCAGCACGCCGGGGACTGGACGACGGGGGCGACCCCCTGTACCGCCAGAACTCCGCCAACCTGGTATCACAGACATGAAGAAGTTCTGCAAAGCTGCTGGGATAAGGTTCGACTACAAGAAGCTTGTTGAAG GTTGTACGAAAAACAAAGAGCGTGTACAGAAGATGCTGGACCTGCTGACGGCGGCCGGGCTCGAAGGTAAGCCCACGCTGGAGAAGTGCCAGGCGCTGAAGAAGGCCAAGATCGAGAAGAAGGAACAGGAGAAACAAGCCAAGAAGGAGGCTAAAGTTAAGCACAAAGAAGTTGTTT CGGAGAAGGAGGGCGGAGTGTCACGGCGCATGACGCGTGGCGCGACAGGCGTGAAGCCACGCCAGCGTATCGTGATCTCCTCAGACGAAGAGGACGACACGCCCGCTGCAAGACGCACTCTCTCCAAGCTGCGCTCCTCGCTCAATGACGACTCCGACTCGGACTAG
- the LOC118274921 gene encoding uncharacterized protein LOC118274921 isoform X7: MYQIIAGNALITKMNYEAERAMNQKRLRMEGEPGHGVVQGNGLPLNYIDNGHQIPYQPYAGAYNTHYPPPEAFSPYGPPPPGGYAPQNLSYAPPAHQNYPHHQSFPPQQPPQAQLHMPQSHMVQGYGDVGVHKPAWPPQPHLLPPLDTQKPLDVKQLKSEIKLEPTDAQKRPHPENEMLGGDLDQPKIKIKTDIFKPDDLAHRQDKPIDVGQKSLSLDGSQKPTDLQNKDDGHPIIGVENKSMDKPTESCKAEGAAEGGAGDSQRAAEPTTLSDKSEEDRKPFSSPELPKSGAIPGKVPTPGSEPKKRGRPKGSTNKPKPPGAAPRAPAPAAPRAPPPRPLPQPPRPRATGYQYAIRPFRKDFSGIQFRRRWSDDCLDSSHIPNEVYFGDVPVSMEVLFNYYDANAEREKLATQAAQIAAQKAAAAKLAAAKLQARGLMPASTEVTTVDSSSSDDSSGSSGSDSEESDEDTPLKRGPGRPKGSKNSPRAPGTPSAGGTGSTPSTPGTGRRGRPPVPPELRQPGITDMKKFCKAAGIRFDYKKLVEGCTKNKERVQKMLDLLTAAGLEGKPTLEKCQALKKAKIEKKEQEKQAKKEAKVKHKEVVSEKEGGVSRRMTRGATGVKPRQRIVISSDEEDDTPAARRTLSKLRSSLNDDSDSD, from the exons ttaccAAGATGAATTATGAAGCCGAAAGAGCCATGAATCAGAAGCGATTGCGAATGGAGGGCGAACCGGGCCATGGAGTGGTCCAGGGAAATGGTTTGCCGCTAAATTATATAG ATAATGGTCACCAAATACCGTATCAACCGTATGCTGGTGCATACAACACTCATTATCCACCGCCGGAGGCGTTTTCGCCCTAcgggccgccgccgccgggGGGCTATGCCCCGCAGAACTTGTCGTACGCGCCTCCTGCGCACCAGAACTACCCGCATCACCAGAGTTTCCCGCCACAACAGCCGCCGCAAGCACAGCTACACATGCCACAGTCCCATATGG TTCAAGGCTATGGAGACGTGGGTGTGCACAAGCCTGCCTGGCCGCCCCAACCACACCTGTTACCCCCACTGGACACTCAGAAGCCCCTGGATGTGAAGCAGCTGAAATCAGAGATTAAACTGGAACCAACTGATGCTCAGAAACGACCACACCCTGAGAATGAGATGCTG GGTGGTGACTTAGACCAGCCTAAAATTAAGATAAAGACGGATATATTCAAGCCGGATGATTTAGCACACAGACAGGATAAGCCTATTG ATGTCGGCCAAAAATCGTTGTCTCTGGATGGATCACAGAAGCCCACTGACTTGCAAAACAAAG ATGATGGTCATCCAATCATTGGTGTTGAGAACAAGTCTATGGATAAACCAACCG agtCTTGCAAAGCTGAGGGTGCGGCTGAAGGCGGCGCTGGTGATTCACAACGAGCGGCGGAGCCCACGACTCTTAGTGACAAGAG TGAAGAGGATCGGAAACCGTTCAGCAGTCCAGAGCTCCCGAAGTCAGGCGCTATACCCGGCAAGGTGCCGACTCCAGGCAGCGAG CCCAAGAAGAGGGGCCGGCCCAAGGGCTCCACCAACAAGCCCAAGCCGCCGggcgccgcgccccgcgcccccgcccccgctgcgccccgcgcgcccccgccgcgcccccTGCCGCAgccgccgcgcccccgcgccaCCGGGTACCAGTACGCCATCAGACCCTTCAGGAAGGACTTCTCTGGGATACAGTTTAGAAG GCGATGGAGCGACGACTGCCTGGACTCGTCGCACATCCCCAACGAGGTGTACTTCGGCGACGTGCCGGTGTCCATGGAGGTGTTGTTCAACTACTACGACGCCAACGCCGAGCGAGAGAAGCTCGCCACGCAGGCCGCGCAGATCGCCGCGCAGAAGGCCGCCGCCGCCAAACTGGCCGCCGCCAAGTTACAGGCTAGAGGGCTCATGCCAGCGTCTACTGAG GTAACGACAGtggactcttcatcatcagaCGACTCGTCAGGTTCCTCCGGCAGCGACTCGGAAGAGAGTGACGAA GACACGCCACTGAAGCGCGGACCGGGCAGGCCGAAGGGGTCCAAGAACAGTCCACGAGCCCCCGGGACCCCGTCTGCAGGGGGTACGGGGTCCACGCCCAGCACGCCGGGGACTGGACGACGGGGGCGACCCCCTGTACCGCCAGAACTCCGCCAACCTGGTATCACAGACATGAAGAAGTTCTGCAAAGCTGCTGGGATAAGGTTCGACTACAAGAAGCTTGTTGAAG GTTGTACGAAAAACAAAGAGCGTGTACAGAAGATGCTGGACCTGCTGACGGCGGCCGGGCTCGAAGGTAAGCCCACGCTGGAGAAGTGCCAGGCGCTGAAGAAGGCCAAGATCGAGAAGAAGGAACAGGAGAAACAAGCCAAGAAGGAGGCTAAAGTTAAGCACAAAGAAGTTGTTT CGGAGAAGGAGGGCGGAGTGTCACGGCGCATGACGCGTGGCGCGACAGGCGTGAAGCCACGCCAGCGTATCGTGATCTCCTCAGACGAAGAGGACGACACGCCCGCTGCAAGACGCACTCTCTCCAAGCTGCGCTCCTCGCTCAATGACGACTCCGACTCGGACTAG
- the LOC118274921 gene encoding uncharacterized protein LOC118274921 isoform X6, which translates to MNYEAERAMNQKRLRMEGEPGHGVVQGNGLPLNYIDNGHQIPYQPYAGAYNTHYPPPEAFSPYGPPPPGGYAPQNLSYAPPAHQNYPHHQSFPPQQPPQAQLHMPQSHMVQGYGDVGVHKPAWPPQPHLLPPLDTQKPLDVKQLKSEIKLEPTDAQKRPHPENEMLARQREYNVHIPSTLGGDLDQPKIKIKTDIFKPDDLAHRQDKPIDVGQKSLSLDGSQKPTDLQNKDDGHPIIGVENKSMDKPTESCKAEGAAEGGAGDSQRAAEPTTLSDKSEEDRKPFSSPELPKSGAIPGKVPTPGSEPKKRGRPKGSTNKPKPPGAAPRAPAPAAPRAPPPRPLPQPPRPRATGYQYAIRPFRKDFSGIQFRRRWSDDCLDSSHIPNEVYFGDVPVSMEVLFNYYDANAEREKLATQAAQIAAQKAAAAKLAAAKLQARGLMPASTEVTTVDSSSSDDSSGSSGSDSEESDEDTPLKRGPGRPKGSKNSPRAPGTPSAGGTGSTPSTPGTGRRGRPPVPPELRQPGITDMKKFCKAAGIRFDYKKLVEGCTKNKERVQKMLDLLTAAGLEGKPTLEKCQALKKAKIEKKEQEKQAKKEAKVKHKEVVSEKEGGVSRRMTRGATGVKPRQRIVISSDEEDDTPAARRTLSKLRSSLNDDSDSD; encoded by the exons ATGAATTATGAAGCCGAAAGAGCCATGAATCAGAAGCGATTGCGAATGGAGGGCGAACCGGGCCATGGAGTGGTCCAGGGAAATGGTTTGCCGCTAAATTATATAG ATAATGGTCACCAAATACCGTATCAACCGTATGCTGGTGCATACAACACTCATTATCCACCGCCGGAGGCGTTTTCGCCCTAcgggccgccgccgccgggGGGCTATGCCCCGCAGAACTTGTCGTACGCGCCTCCTGCGCACCAGAACTACCCGCATCACCAGAGTTTCCCGCCACAACAGCCGCCGCAAGCACAGCTACACATGCCACAGTCCCATATGG TTCAAGGCTATGGAGACGTGGGTGTGCACAAGCCTGCCTGGCCGCCCCAACCACACCTGTTACCCCCACTGGACACTCAGAAGCCCCTGGATGTGAAGCAGCTGAAATCAGAGATTAAACTGGAACCAACTGATGCTCAGAAACGACCACACCCTGAGAATGAGATGCTG GCGAGGCAGAGAGAGTACAATGTCCACATACCCAGTACCTtg GGTGGTGACTTAGACCAGCCTAAAATTAAGATAAAGACGGATATATTCAAGCCGGATGATTTAGCACACAGACAGGATAAGCCTATTG ATGTCGGCCAAAAATCGTTGTCTCTGGATGGATCACAGAAGCCCACTGACTTGCAAAACAAAG ATGATGGTCATCCAATCATTGGTGTTGAGAACAAGTCTATGGATAAACCAACCG agtCTTGCAAAGCTGAGGGTGCGGCTGAAGGCGGCGCTGGTGATTCACAACGAGCGGCGGAGCCCACGACTCTTAGTGACAAGAG TGAAGAGGATCGGAAACCGTTCAGCAGTCCAGAGCTCCCGAAGTCAGGCGCTATACCCGGCAAGGTGCCGACTCCAGGCAGCGAG CCCAAGAAGAGGGGCCGGCCCAAGGGCTCCACCAACAAGCCCAAGCCGCCGggcgccgcgccccgcgcccccgcccccgctgcgccccgcgcgcccccgccgcgcccccTGCCGCAgccgccgcgcccccgcgccaCCGGGTACCAGTACGCCATCAGACCCTTCAGGAAGGACTTCTCTGGGATACAGTTTAGAAG GCGATGGAGCGACGACTGCCTGGACTCGTCGCACATCCCCAACGAGGTGTACTTCGGCGACGTGCCGGTGTCCATGGAGGTGTTGTTCAACTACTACGACGCCAACGCCGAGCGAGAGAAGCTCGCCACGCAGGCCGCGCAGATCGCCGCGCAGAAGGCCGCCGCCGCCAAACTGGCCGCCGCCAAGTTACAGGCTAGAGGGCTCATGCCAGCGTCTACTGAG GTAACGACAGtggactcttcatcatcagaCGACTCGTCAGGTTCCTCCGGCAGCGACTCGGAAGAGAGTGACGAA GACACGCCACTGAAGCGCGGACCGGGCAGGCCGAAGGGGTCCAAGAACAGTCCACGAGCCCCCGGGACCCCGTCTGCAGGGGGTACGGGGTCCACGCCCAGCACGCCGGGGACTGGACGACGGGGGCGACCCCCTGTACCGCCAGAACTCCGCCAACCTGGTATCACAGACATGAAGAAGTTCTGCAAAGCTGCTGGGATAAGGTTCGACTACAAGAAGCTTGTTGAAG GTTGTACGAAAAACAAAGAGCGTGTACAGAAGATGCTGGACCTGCTGACGGCGGCCGGGCTCGAAGGTAAGCCCACGCTGGAGAAGTGCCAGGCGCTGAAGAAGGCCAAGATCGAGAAGAAGGAACAGGAGAAACAAGCCAAGAAGGAGGCTAAAGTTAAGCACAAAGAAGTTGTTT CGGAGAAGGAGGGCGGAGTGTCACGGCGCATGACGCGTGGCGCGACAGGCGTGAAGCCACGCCAGCGTATCGTGATCTCCTCAGACGAAGAGGACGACACGCCCGCTGCAAGACGCACTCTCTCCAAGCTGCGCTCCTCGCTCAATGACGACTCCGACTCGGACTAG